From a single Nymphaea colorata isolate Beijing-Zhang1983 chromosome 4, ASM883128v2, whole genome shotgun sequence genomic region:
- the LOC116252145 gene encoding uncharacterized protein LOC116252145, with translation MSDQREQYERKKNARQRTGSGDGAAMLTLPPSSRLLSAALTLFLLVCSLSSRLCSFVDHGPPFAFGLPSSPFGLHSSRLLSCCLPSSFDHDNQTKPEAEGTCCLAELLSSNCSLSSIVAAFSRRHRPTTAAVAAFFVLLLPPSRQPCDPGAAGYTIKLAVSLVRSMMHLTRFQDSELLLCNFRLSSSLGLRYWSRTRTDLSLRVLLKMRLHDMIQQ, from the exons ATGTCCGACCAGCGAGAGCAATACGAGAGGAAGAAAAACGCGAGGCAA CGAACTGGTTCAGGGGACGGAGCTGCAATG CTTACTCTTCCTCCGTCTTCCCGACTTCTCTCTGCGGCGCTGACTCTCTTTCTTCTcgtttgctctctctcttcacgTCTTTGCTCTTTCGTCGACCACGGACCACCCTTCGCCTTCGGTCTTCCATCTTCGCCCTTCGGTCTTCACTCTTCCCGTCTGCTCTCTTGCtgtcttccttcttccttcgaCCACGACAACCAGACCAAACCTGAGGCTGAGGGCACTTGCTGTCTTGCTGAGTTGTTGTCTTccaactgctctctctcttccattgttgctgccttctctcgccgCCACCGGCCCACcactgctgctgttgctgccttctttgttttgctgcttccaccttcacgccag CCATGCGACCCTGGAGCTGCTGGATATACAATCAAGTTGGCAGTATCTCTGGTTAGAAGCATG ATGCATTTGACAAGATTCCAGGACAGCGAGCTCTTGCTTTGCAACTTTCGACTGTCAAGCTCTTTGGGCTTACGCTATTGGTCCAGAACCAGAACTGATTTATCTTTAAG GGTACTGCTGAAGATGAGATTGCATGACATGATTCAACAGTAG
- the LOC116252143 gene encoding uncharacterized protein LOC116252143 isoform X2, producing the protein MVGGDVFGEMAAVESFMIVHNVAKRHNVGTLVRSATAFGVSELILVGRRDFNTFGSHGSVPHVRFRHFYSLSDARLYLKERGCDICGIEIVDGATAVHEHPFKRSTAFILGNEGTGLSSKECEICDFFVYIPQYGCGTASLNVTIAASIVLHHFGGKEKLKIGT; encoded by the exons ATGGTGGGAGGAGATGTGTTCGGAGAGATGGCTGCGGTTGAGAGCTTCATGATCGTGCACAACGTGGCGAAGAGGCATAACGTTGGCACCTTAGTTAGAAGCGCGACAGCCTTCGGCGTGTCGGAGCTCATACTAGTGGGGAGGAGGGACTTCAACACCTTCGGCAGCCACGGCTCCGTCCCTCACGTCCGCTTCCGCCACTTCTATTCCCTATCCGACGCCCGCCTCTACCTCAAG GAGAGGGGTTGTGACATATGTGGCATAGAGATAGTTGATGGCGCTACAGCTGTGCATGAGCATCCTTTCAAGAGAAGTACTGCATTTATACTTGGCAATGAG GGTACTGGTCTTTCAAGTAAGGAATGTGAGATTTGtgatttctttgtttatatCCCACAGTATGGTTGCGGAACTGCTTCCTTAAATGTCACTATAGCTGCATCTATTGTACTGCACCACTTTGGAG